The genomic segment ATAGCACCTGCTCTCGAAAGCTGGAGAATTAAGGTAGGTTATGGACATGCTCAGCCTTAGTGGATACTCAGGAAATGTTAGCTCCTTCCACTGCTCACTGCCTCCAAGCTCTGCTGGATTCAAGGGCTAGTGACTCACCTCCTGACCCTCAGTAATCTCATCAGATTACTGAGATTACTTCAGTAATGCCTGCTTCTCAGGCTGGACCCGGGACTGCGTGCCTATCCAGCCGTTGGCCCAGTGCCTGACAGGAAGCATGCAGGGTACCTGTCACTCACCCTAGGCCTGATGTCTAAGTAGGTGGGGATTTCGTCCTTACCTCTGTCACTTGTGTGACCTCTGGCCAGTCTCCTGCAGCTCTGGGTTTTAGCTCCCTTATCTACAGAATGGAGATAATACATTCCGGTGAAGAGTTATTGTGAGTATGTGTGCAGAGGCCCCTGGAACACAATAGATGCTCAATATATGTCAGTTCATGGCACTTCCCTCATTAGACTTGTGTTCAAATTCTGCGTCTGCCATTTACTAACTGTTGACCTTCACCAGAATCATGCCcctctctgagctttggttttctcatctgtgaactgGGGAACATCTTAGGTTCTATGAGAAGtttggaggattaaatgaggcaaATTGTTTATGGGCAGCACCATTCCTGGCACATAATTcgtgcacaataaatatatatgtgatgtAGCTCCTATGCCTCTACTGGACTTGGATTCAAAAGATGGGGTTTCTAATCCAGTTCCATCACCCATTAGGCACATGACTGTGGGCaaatcctttttccttttttctaaaacTCACTTTCCTGCTCTATGAAACAGGATGAATAATTTAACGAACCTTCTCTGACAAGAATCTGAATATCAGTAAGAAAGATCAAATGATTTGCTGAAAATTATTATTCAGCTAGCCCATGGCACAGTTGAGACTGGAGACTAGACTTTTTGATTCAAGACTCTCCATATATTAATTTTGAGCACCTAGTATGTGCTGGACAATTCTCTGGGCTCTAGATACACTTCACTGAGTTTAATCCCTCCACTAACCCTGACTGGGAGGTTTTCGACTCCTTCTGTACAGATGAGCCGATGGGACAGCCCCAAAGCTCAGCCAATTCCATGCTGCTCACTCCTTGAAGGAGATCTCATAGTGGGGCCTCTGGCACTGAGAACCCCGGGGGCAGCCTGGCTTCCTATTCTTGCAGCCCACGCCCCTTCCCCTAACCTCGTCGCCGCTTCCCGACCCCTAAGGGAGGTCCCATACCTGTAGGGGCCTTTCCAGGACGCCCGCGGGCCGTGTGGTTTCATAAGGCGCAGAGGCTGGAGAGCTGCTTTCTGGCGGGATCGCTCTGCCCCACGGCCCCTCTGCGCCTCTGCAGCCTGCAGCCTCTGCCCAACCTTCCTCCGTCCCGGTGGCTGAGGTCTATTGATCGCTGCCGCTGCCCGGGGAGGGAGCCCGGAAGCGGTGGTTTCTATTCCTGACTCGGTTGAGAGAAGAAGCGGGGTGTGTGGAGACTGGGTCCCCACAGTCCAGGCATCCTCACCAAGTCAGAGGCCAGGGGATGAGGGGTAATTTGGTGGGGGGTCCCTAGAGGACAGCAGGAATAATAGCTTCCTTAGTTGAGTGCTTAATATGGGCCAGGGGCTGGGCTTCAGGTGACTTATCTAAGTTCTTGCCGACAGGGTCTTCTCATCCCTGTTTCACAAGTGTCACTTGCTCAGGGCACTTAGCTAGACCTTGTGGACCTGGGATGGGGACTCACATATTCCAATATTTCAGCAGGGACATGTtgaaacagggaagcctgaaacaaATCATTTTGCCCCCGAAATTCAGTGTCCTCACCTGCCCACAGAATTCCTGATTCACTGTGGCAAGGGTAAGACAGAACCCTGCCAAAGAGCTTTGTCAAGGTGTGTGACCCACAAGCttttattaaacacctactgtgtgcctggtCCTGAAGATTAGGACCATACAAGAAAGGATTCCTACTTTACagatattgttattaataatgatgatttatttattgagcacttaccttGGTTCCAATATTCTATAGACCTTATCTTTTAAACTGAAAAATGTTTGTGAAtaggcactattattattattccaatgTTGCAGATAAGAAATGTAAGGCTTTGAGAGGTGAggggacttgctcaaggtcatatgGTTGACTTCTGTGTCCTCTAGGCCATGACTGTCAGATAGATGTAATGTGAGCCACAAATagactttaaatttttcttaaggcAACTTttagaaacaataaaaagaaaggggTAACATTAGTCTTacttctatattttatttcaccccaatattattataataatttcaaCATGGAATCAATAAAGAAATTATGAAtgatatatttcactttttcatttttatgctaagtcttcaaaatccagGTATTTGTTTGGgggattgtttgtttttaatatttatttatttgtttgtaccaggtcttagctgcaatgtgtggaatctttaccatctgaaccaccagggagaccCCACATGTGGGCTCTTTTACTTGCAACATGCggggttcttttttctttttcttagttgcagcatgcaaacaccagggcttccctggtggctcagacggtcaagtgtccgcctgcaatgcaggagacctagatttgatccctggtttgagaaggtcccctggagaaggaaatggcaacccactccaatactcttgcctggaaaatcctaaggacggaggggcctggtaagctgcagtccatgggatctcaatgagtcgaacacaactgagcgacttcacttcacttcatgcaaactcttggctgtggcatgtgggatctagttccccaaccagggattggaaCCTGGTCTCCCTAGCAACTTGAAGAAATATGAAATTAATCACCTCATAATTTCTGTGGATCAGAAATCTGAGCACGACATGGCTGGATTCTCTACTCAGTGTTTTACTAAGTTGAAGTTAGGTGTCAGCCAGAGTGGTGGTTCTCATCTAGGGTTTGGGTTTCTCTTCCAGCTCACAGagtgttggcagaattcatttcccTCTGGTTGTAGGATGGACCTCCCTCTTTTCCTGCGTGCTGTCTGCTGGGGATCACTCTCAGGAATGTCCGTTGGgatggctctgtgtgtgtgtgtgtgtgtgtgtgtgtgtgtccacgtgaactaagtcgcttcagtagtgtctgactctttgctaccctatggactgtagcccaccaggctcccctctccatgggattctgcaggcaagaatgctggcgtgttttgccattttccttctccagggccacatccgactcagggatcgaaccgtaatctcttacatctcctgcattggcagcaggttctttaccactagtgccacttgggatgGCTGTCATTCCCTTAACACCCCCACTCATTAAGCTCTGGCCATGGACCAGGCCCACAAGAAATAGAGGCCAGTGACTTATTATCCAATGATAGAGTAAGATCCACCCATAAATAATGACATCTCAACTGTTCAGACAACATTTCCCCAAATGTGGAGCAATTTGAAATGATCTTAGGGTGTGTCTGGATGCAACATCATACAATAGTGACTCTTGAATTGAGAAAGTTCTTTTCAATCCTGAGTACACTGGCAAGAATATCCCAGATTACAGGTCTGTGTCTTTAATGTCTCTTTAACCCTCATTAATCATCCTTTATCACAACAGAGACAGAGAGCAGGCTTCAGGCTCACAGGCAGGTGGCAGTATCTAGCCAGAATCTAATATTATTATTTCGTATCATTTAATCAGACATGATTTACTTACATGGAacttcattgcttttgttatatCTGCTTTTACACTTACATTCTGTTTGTGAGAAGTGACCCTGTTTATCCCATTTAAAGTAGTGATATCCAGTTTTTCCTCTCAAGTAAACTTATTTTTATACAAAAGTGagtcccttggaagaaaaacattaGGTCAATAGGAGTACAGGCAATACACAAAATATCATGATGCTATTCTACAGGTATGGTGAACATTGTGAACAGATTGGTGTTTGGAAAATTCTTCTAGAACAGAGTTTATTAAGGTTGGAATTTCCACTGGCAGAGGGGCTTCTGTCTGGGTTGCTGGGTCCCAGACCTCACCCATCTTCATATCTTCCTGCAGAGAACCCCATCCCGAGGTTCAGAGTTATGGATCTTAACCCAGAATTAGCCTGAGGAGAGACAAGGAAAAGGTTAACCCCCTTTCCATAATAAAGCTCTGGGTTCTGGGTCTGATTCCCCCATCCAGACCCCATCAGCCCAGCCAGGAGGGCAGGACCCCCCACCCTCCTTCACAGGGCCAAACTGAAGCTCGGAGCGTTAGGGCTGTGATCCAGGTGATACAAGTTCAAAAAGAGGACAGGGACACCCCGTTCCTCTGTGATCCTAGGAggacccctcccaccccatccactTCTCCAGGGCTGGCCACAGGAGGCCCAGGCTTCTGGGGAGGTTCCTGTTCAGCTGACTGAACTCGAGGGATCTCTTagggctggggctcagagagggaaggagCTGGCCCGAGGCACACACAGCCCTACCTCAGACAGGGTTTCTGCAGTCCCGGCCGCAGGCACCCAGGCAGCACCGCTTGTGGCCCTGGCAGTCCGAGTCCTTGGAGCAGAGGTGCTGCACGGGGCTCAGGCAGCGCTGACGGTCCTCGGGGCATCTGCCCATCTTAACTGCAACACAGGGACCGGGGGAGTCCTGCCGGTGCGCCGGCCCTGGGGCTTGGGGTCTGGCTGGAGTCAGCACGGTGGACAGGGACCCTTACCTGAGACCTTCCACACGCACTGGAGGAAGCACGCTTGGTGACAGCACTTCATCCCTGAGGGACACTGGCTGTCATGCAGACACTGGTCAGGAACCGAGAGGAGGCAGGGCCCGTCATCTGGTGGGCAGCCCCCAGACGTCTCTGTAAGAGAACTCCCCACATTTTGCCACTGGAGGCAGTTCAGAATTCAGTATAAGCGCTGTCCTGGGGATCGTGCCATCTAAATTCTCCACTCCATACTTCTTTGCCCATCgtttgcagttttgttttttttttaattttggaattgacttgctgttttttatttatttttttattgacatCTAAAGTGAaatgtaacattatattagtttcaggtgttcaacatgatgatttatttttgtgtgtcctGCAGAATGATCACCACAGTGTCTCGTTAATGTCGGTCATCATacatagttataattttttttcttgtgatgagaacttttttatttttttcatttttttattggttggaggctaattaattcacaacgtttcagtggggtgatgagaacttttaagatcaatTCTTTCAGCTACATCCAAATGTGAATTGTAGCATTATTAACTGCAATCACCAGGCTGTACATTATATCTTTGTGACTTATTTTATGTCTGGAAGTGTGTACATTTTGagccccttcacccatttcactcCCATCCCTACACCCTACTTTTGGCAACAACCACCaactgttttctgtatctatgagcttgatttttttaagatgataccatacagtatttatctttctctgtctgatttatttcttttagcataatgccctcaaggtccatccatgctgttgtAAATGGCCGGcaaggctttttgttgttgttgttgctttagtttgttttgtactccaagcct from the Dama dama isolate Ldn47 chromosome 23, ASM3311817v1, whole genome shotgun sequence genome contains:
- the LOC133044307 gene encoding WAP four-disulfide core domain protein 5-like, whose product is MQIKTTRYHVIPNSVIIRKKHLMENDKHRLGGEEIGTLVPCWGEGVSNRNIRAQSLLLLVALLGLGSQLPAALGRRKGETSGGCPPDDGPCLLSVPDQCLHDSQCPSGMKCCHQACFLQCVWKVSVKMGRCPEDRQRCLSPVQHLCSKDSDCQGHKRCCLGACGRDCRNPV